The following are from one region of the uncultured Hyphomonas sp. genome:
- a CDS encoding acyltransferase yields MAKSQQPQAQSRFLFLDGLRGLCAFMVILEHVPDNPVSGLFPTRLFGMCFFFLLSGFVMAHAYGDRLSNGLTAWQFTKRRFIRLYPLYLVGLAMGLLYSIYTLWRGWDPSSWSAVAIAAGFNVFMLPAPPVYGGALYPFNRPAWSLFFEFVASVLYACMHRFLTNRVLYAIIGVATIGLICTNQMAPSSWNWQGVFYDTWLVIYGFFGGVLVHRWYEAGKLIRMPAWLGVVFALGCVAVPTNEITHYIYSLFGVLVLMPCLLILFARSPVQGVSARICFIGGFLSYGVYLFHMPIWMGLELVSAKFGLEDFPNWIGLLILVVITSVVAALVTRFIDPPARRWLRSKLMKQEVQGPLPPPAGLSAKKGRLIGGRIRLRRSHAGETALPESR; encoded by the coding sequence ATGGCCAAATCGCAACAACCGCAGGCGCAGAGCCGCTTCCTGTTCCTGGACGGGCTGCGGGGCCTTTGCGCTTTTATGGTCATTTTGGAACATGTTCCGGATAATCCCGTCTCAGGGCTGTTTCCGACGCGACTGTTCGGTATGTGCTTCTTTTTCCTGCTCAGCGGGTTTGTCATGGCGCACGCTTATGGCGACCGTCTGAGCAACGGCCTGACGGCGTGGCAATTCACGAAGCGCCGCTTCATACGCCTGTACCCGCTTTACCTGGTCGGACTGGCTATGGGGCTGCTCTATTCAATCTACACCCTTTGGAGAGGGTGGGACCCAAGCAGCTGGTCGGCTGTTGCCATCGCGGCGGGCTTCAATGTGTTCATGTTGCCCGCGCCGCCCGTTTACGGGGGCGCCCTCTATCCGTTCAATCGCCCGGCATGGTCGCTCTTTTTTGAGTTCGTGGCGTCGGTTCTGTATGCCTGCATGCATCGTTTTCTGACCAATCGCGTGCTGTATGCCATCATCGGGGTCGCTACGATTGGCCTCATCTGCACCAATCAGATGGCACCTTCGTCTTGGAATTGGCAGGGGGTCTTTTACGATACCTGGCTTGTGATCTATGGGTTTTTCGGCGGTGTCCTGGTCCATCGCTGGTACGAAGCGGGTAAACTCATCCGCATGCCTGCCTGGTTGGGGGTTGTTTTCGCGTTGGGCTGCGTTGCCGTGCCGACGAATGAAATAACGCATTATATTTATTCGCTCTTCGGTGTGCTCGTCCTGATGCCCTGCCTGTTGATCCTCTTTGCCAGATCACCCGTTCAAGGGGTGTCAGCGCGGATCTGTTTCATCGGCGGATTCCTGTCTTATGGCGTTTACCTGTTCCATATGCCCATATGGATGGGACTGGAGCTGGTATCGGCGAAATTCGGCCTGGAAGATTTCCCGAACTGGATCGGGCTTCTGATTCTCGTGGTGATCACATCCGTGGTGGCTGCGCTGGTCACACGTTTCATCGATCCGCCCGCGCGGCGTTGGTTGAGAAGCAAGCTGATGAAGCAGGAGGTTCAGGGTCCATTGCCGCCACCCGCCGGACTGTCGGCGAAGAAGGGGCGGTTGATTGGAGGCCGCATACGACTCCGCCGCTCGCATGCCGGTGAAACCGCGTTGCCGGAATCAAGGTGA
- a CDS encoding phosphoenolpyruvate carboxykinase: protein MSDTVAILGDLGIEPKTVRKNWNEARLYETSVAMGEARVADGGPLVVETGQHTGRSAKDKFTVRDETTEDTVWWDNNAAMTPAQFDVLFEDFKAHLADKDVFAQELFGGADPSHRLPVTVVTEYAWHSLFIRHLLRIPEAGEYETFDSQFTIINCPSFRADPARHGCRSETVIAVNFAKRMVLIGGTSYAGETKKSVFTALNYYLPAKKVMPMHCSVNTSPDDDAAIFFGLSGTGKTTLSADASRILIGDDEHGWSENGLFNFEGGCYAKMIKLSEEAEPEIFATTKQWGTVLENVVMDSETRKLDLDDATLAENSRGAYPISAIPNASLSGRCGQPKNLIMLTADAFGVMPPIAKLTPAQAMYHFLSGYTAKVAGTEKGITEPTATFSTCFGGPFMPRHPSEYGNLLRELIGKYDVNCWLVSTGWTSGAYGTGHRMPIKATRALLNAALDGSLNEVEFRQDETFGFLVPVSVPGVDSKILDPRSTWDDGAAYDKQAAKLADMFVENFAKFETYVDDAVKAAAPKAKVTV from the coding sequence ATGAGCGATACTGTAGCGATCCTTGGAGACTTGGGGATTGAGCCAAAAACCGTCCGCAAAAACTGGAACGAAGCACGTCTCTACGAGACGTCTGTTGCAATGGGCGAAGCACGCGTCGCTGATGGCGGCCCTCTCGTGGTGGAAACCGGGCAGCACACCGGCCGGTCCGCCAAGGACAAGTTCACCGTCCGCGACGAAACAACTGAAGACACAGTATGGTGGGACAATAACGCCGCGATGACGCCGGCGCAGTTCGATGTCCTCTTTGAAGACTTCAAGGCCCACCTCGCCGACAAGGACGTGTTCGCCCAGGAATTGTTTGGCGGCGCCGACCCGTCGCACCGCCTGCCGGTGACCGTGGTGACAGAGTATGCCTGGCACTCCCTGTTCATCCGCCACCTTCTGCGCATTCCGGAAGCTGGCGAATATGAGACTTTCGATTCTCAGTTCACAATCATCAATTGTCCGAGCTTCCGTGCCGATCCGGCACGTCATGGCTGCCGGTCCGAAACCGTGATCGCCGTCAACTTTGCCAAGCGCATGGTCCTGATTGGCGGCACGTCTTACGCCGGTGAGACAAAGAAGTCCGTCTTCACCGCTCTCAACTATTACCTGCCGGCCAAGAAGGTCATGCCGATGCACTGCTCGGTGAACACTTCGCCGGACGATGACGCGGCCATCTTCTTCGGCCTGTCGGGCACCGGCAAGACGACCCTGTCCGCCGATGCCAGCCGTATCCTGATCGGCGACGACGAGCATGGCTGGTCAGAGAATGGCCTCTTCAACTTTGAAGGCGGCTGCTACGCCAAGATGATCAAGCTGTCGGAAGAGGCAGAGCCGGAAATCTTTGCCACGACGAAACAGTGGGGCACCGTTCTTGAGAACGTTGTCATGGATTCAGAAACCCGCAAGCTGGACCTCGACGACGCAACGCTCGCCGAGAACTCCCGCGGCGCCTACCCGATCTCGGCCATCCCGAACGCGTCCCTGTCGGGCCGTTGCGGCCAGCCGAAAAACCTCATCATGCTGACAGCTGATGCGTTCGGCGTCATGCCGCCGATCGCCAAGCTGACCCCGGCCCAGGCGATGTATCACTTCCTGTCCGGCTACACCGCCAAGGTCGCCGGCACCGAGAAAGGCATCACCGAACCGACGGCCACCTTCTCCACCTGCTTCGGCGGTCCGTTCATGCCGCGCCATCCGTCCGAATACGGAAACCTGCTGCGCGAACTGATCGGCAAGTATGACGTGAATTGCTGGCTGGTTTCCACCGGCTGGACGAGCGGCGCCTACGGCACCGGCCACCGCATGCCAATCAAGGCCACCCGCGCCCTGCTGAACGCGGCCCTCGACGGGTCGTTGAACGAAGTCGAGTTCCGCCAGGACGAAACCTTTGGCTTCCTGGTTCCGGTCTCCGTGCCGGGGGTCGATTCAAAGATCCTCGATCCGCGGTCGACCTGGGATGATGGCGCCGCCTATGACAAGCAGGCCGCGAAACTGGCCGACATGTTCGTCGAGAACTTTGCCAAGTTCGAGACCTATGTGGACGATGCCGTGAAGGCCGCTGCGCCGAAGGCAAAAGTCACGGTCTGA
- a CDS encoding acetyl-CoA C-acyltransferase, with translation MREAVIVSYARTGMAKANRGSLNDTHGITMAGHAIKGAIDRAGIEAGLIEDVFLGTAQPEGATGHNVARNAALWAGCPSTTSGATVNRFCSSGLQAIAMAAHSVINEGSPAAVGGGVESLSLVSRSGHMNTFRYTEEELMKKWPAIWMTMIETAEIVADRYGVSREDQDRYSAESQKRTAAFQESGKMAEEIVPLNTRMKMVNKETGEESYQDVVCDRDECNRPGTTYETLAGLKPVFSGGMVVKEGKYVTAGNASQLSDGSAAVVVMEAAEAAKRGLTPMGRFVGFNVAGCDPDEMGIGPVFAVPRLLERHGLTVDDIDLWELNEAFASQCLYSRDRLGIDPEKYNVNGGSISIGHPFGMTGARCTGSLLMEGKRRGAKWGVVTMCIGGGMGGAGLFEIYS, from the coding sequence ATGCGTGAAGCCGTTATCGTTTCGTACGCCCGTACGGGCATGGCAAAAGCCAACCGCGGGAGTCTGAACGACACCCACGGGATCACCATGGCGGGTCACGCCATCAAGGGCGCCATTGACCGCGCCGGCATCGAAGCAGGCCTGATCGAGGACGTGTTCCTCGGCACGGCGCAACCCGAAGGCGCCACGGGTCACAACGTCGCCCGCAACGCTGCCCTCTGGGCCGGCTGCCCGTCGACCACGTCCGGCGCCACGGTCAACCGTTTCTGCTCTTCCGGCCTGCAAGCCATCGCCATGGCGGCGCATTCGGTCATCAATGAAGGCTCACCGGCAGCGGTCGGCGGCGGCGTCGAGTCGCTCTCGCTCGTTTCCCGCTCGGGCCACATGAACACCTTCCGCTACACGGAAGAGGAACTCATGAAAAAATGGCCGGCGATCTGGATGACCATGATCGAAACTGCCGAAATCGTCGCCGACCGTTATGGCGTCAGCCGCGAAGACCAGGACCGTTACTCTGCGGAATCCCAGAAGCGCACCGCCGCCTTCCAGGAATCCGGCAAGATGGCCGAAGAGATCGTGCCGCTGAATACCCGCATGAAAATGGTCAACAAGGAAACCGGCGAAGAATCCTACCAGGACGTCGTCTGCGACAGGGACGAGTGCAACCGCCCCGGCACGACCTACGAAACCCTCGCTGGCCTGAAGCCGGTCTTCTCGGGCGGCATGGTCGTCAAGGAAGGCAAGTACGTCACCGCTGGTAACGCATCGCAACTGTCCGATGGTTCGGCCGCCGTGGTTGTCATGGAAGCTGCCGAAGCTGCCAAGCGCGGCCTGACCCCGATGGGCCGTTTCGTCGGCTTCAACGTCGCCGGTTGCGATCCGGACGAAATGGGCATCGGCCCGGTCTTCGCTGTGCCGCGCCTGCTGGAGCGCCACGGCCTGACCGTTGATGACATCGACCTGTGGGAGCTGAACGAAGCCTTCGCATCGCAGTGCCTCTACAGCCGCGACCGTCTGGGCATCGACCCGGAGAAGTACAATGTGAATGGCGGCTCGATCTCCATCGGCCACCCGTTCGGCATGACCGGCGCACGCTGCACCGGCTCCCTGCTGATGGAAGGCAAGCGCCGCGGCGCCAAATGGGGCGTTGTCACCATGTGTATCGGTGGCGGCATGGGCGGCGCCGGCCTGTTCGAGATCTACAGCTAA
- a CDS encoding Glu/Leu/Phe/Val dehydrogenase — protein MFDHSSYDAHEGVHMFHDAASGLRAIIAVHSTARGPAAGGCRMWNYASGEAMLTDALRLSQGMSYKNAMADIPLGGGKSVIWGNARTDKSPELFRAFGRAVHSLQGQYTTAEDVGVSVADMAIVREETPYVAGLDQGDAASGDPSPVTAKGIYLGLLETAKRAFGTGDLTGRTVAVQGVGHVGGYLCDHLAGAGANLVITDIDTAALEAVASRTGATIVEPDAIYDADADIFAPCALGAVVNEQTLERFRFKAIAGGANNQLVVPEMGELLRRKGILYAPDYVINGGGIINVAAEISGNYSRDWVEEKLVRLVGTLGEVLDEALSTDTPTNEVADRIARERIAAAR, from the coding sequence ATGTTCGATCATTCTTCCTACGATGCCCATGAAGGCGTCCACATGTTTCATGACGCCGCCAGCGGCCTGCGCGCGATCATTGCGGTCCATTCCACCGCCCGCGGCCCGGCAGCGGGCGGATGCCGGATGTGGAACTATGCGTCCGGCGAAGCCATGCTGACGGACGCGCTGCGCCTCAGCCAGGGGATGAGCTACAAGAACGCCATGGCCGACATCCCGCTGGGCGGCGGCAAGTCTGTGATCTGGGGCAATGCACGCACAGACAAGTCGCCGGAGCTGTTCCGCGCCTTCGGCCGGGCCGTGCACAGCCTGCAGGGCCAGTATACGACCGCCGAAGATGTCGGCGTCAGCGTGGCCGATATGGCCATCGTGCGCGAAGAAACGCCCTATGTCGCCGGGCTGGACCAGGGCGATGCTGCCTCGGGCGACCCCTCCCCGGTGACAGCGAAGGGCATTTATCTCGGCCTGCTGGAAACAGCGAAACGCGCCTTTGGCACGGGCGACCTGACCGGCAGGACGGTTGCCGTCCAGGGTGTGGGCCATGTCGGCGGGTATCTGTGCGACCACCTGGCTGGCGCTGGCGCGAACCTGGTGATCACCGATATCGACACGGCCGCACTGGAAGCGGTCGCCAGCCGGACGGGCGCGACAATTGTTGAGCCGGATGCCATCTATGACGCCGATGCCGACATATTCGCCCCCTGCGCCCTGGGCGCTGTGGTGAACGAGCAGACGCTGGAGCGCTTCCGGTTCAAGGCCATTGCCGGAGGCGCGAACAACCAACTGGTCGTGCCGGAAATGGGAGAGTTGCTGCGGCGCAAAGGCATCCTCTACGCCCCCGATTATGTCATCAATGGCGGCGGCATCATCAATGTCGCTGCCGAGATTTCAGGCAATTATTCGCGCGACTGGGTTGAGGAAAAACTGGTCCGGCTGGTCGGGACACTCGGCGAAGTGCTCGACGAAGCGCTGTCCACCGATACCCCGACCAATGAAGTGGCCGACCGGATCGCCCGCGAGCGGATCGCCGCGGCTAGGTAG
- a CDS encoding TlpA disulfide reductase family protein, which translates to MIRSLVASCALTAMACACSPAPAQKDAPDSPAAETAAAPAAEETILPADATGFITATPLPLAEDGSVRRDDYGRPYEYAFLGKKLPHFTGTMLDGSTFDSDDLTQWTVIDVWGLWCSDCQADAPYAAALSTAINQDPDLDFLSIHVPASAARATPEEMYKKYGSVDAYFAEKGYSYPVVIDSDASLRDTLRIDWTPSYLLVSPDGVVKGYRSEFSAAKGEPVKDFLKDVARVKAEQQQ; encoded by the coding sequence ATGATCCGTTCCCTTGTCGCAAGTTGCGCCCTGACCGCGATGGCCTGCGCCTGCAGCCCTGCTCCGGCTCAAAAAGATGCGCCTGATTCTCCTGCCGCCGAAACCGCGGCTGCGCCTGCTGCGGAAGAAACAATCCTACCGGCAGATGCGACCGGCTTTATCACGGCGACCCCCCTTCCTCTGGCGGAAGACGGCAGTGTGCGCCGCGATGATTATGGCCGTCCCTATGAATATGCCTTCCTGGGCAAGAAGCTGCCGCACTTCACCGGCACGATGCTGGACGGGTCGACCTTCGATTCCGACGACCTGACGCAATGGACCGTGATTGATGTCTGGGGCCTTTGGTGCAGCGACTGCCAGGCCGACGCGCCTTATGCGGCCGCCCTCTCGACCGCCATCAACCAGGATCCGGACCTCGACTTCCTGTCCATCCATGTGCCCGCCAGCGCGGCGCGGGCGACCCCGGAAGAGATGTATAAAAAGTACGGCTCGGTCGACGCCTATTTCGCCGAGAAAGGCTATTCCTATCCGGTGGTGATCGACTCTGACGCAAGCCTGCGCGACACGCTCAGGATCGACTGGACCCCCTCTTACCTGCTCGTCTCGCCGGACGGTGTGGTGAAGGGCTATCGCAGCGAATTTTCCGCCGCCAAGGGCGAACCGGTCAAGGATTTCCTGAAAGACGTCGCCCGCGTGAAGGCGGAGCAGCAGCAATAG
- a CDS encoding ElyC/SanA/YdcF family protein, whose translation MRWLRRIVFWLIVLDLAATALFWGVSRFMDQSRALTGGTGVVFYTDNNKDAAARIAKAVNLLKAGKLDRLYIVGGHRPQEGWLGSQEMALIAARGSGLGGRISADVESRDTISGLKNLARNAKTKAPGQIVFVSNCMQVIRAKVIYDAQPDHQPDVMGACPPGDLNPLDIWRRAHYEAGAWILYALPESWQDAILDRLRGANDEAG comes from the coding sequence ATGCGCTGGCTTCGCCGAATCGTTTTCTGGCTGATCGTCCTGGATCTGGCCGCAACCGCCCTCTTCTGGGGCGTCAGCCGTTTCATGGACCAGTCGAGAGCCCTGACCGGCGGCACCGGTGTCGTTTTCTATACCGACAATAACAAGGACGCCGCGGCGCGGATCGCGAAAGCGGTGAACCTGCTCAAGGCCGGCAAGCTCGACCGGCTTTACATTGTTGGCGGACACCGCCCGCAGGAGGGATGGCTCGGCAGCCAGGAAATGGCGCTGATCGCCGCGCGCGGCTCCGGCCTTGGCGGACGCATTTCTGCCGATGTCGAGAGCCGGGACACCATCTCCGGCCTGAAGAACCTCGCCCGCAACGCCAAGACCAAGGCGCCGGGCCAGATCGTGTTTGTCTCCAACTGCATGCAGGTGATCCGGGCCAAGGTGATTTACGACGCTCAGCCGGACCACCAGCCGGACGTCATGGGCGCCTGCCCGCCCGGCGATCTCAATCCGCTCGATATCTGGCGGCGGGCCCATTACGAGGCTGGTGCCTGGATTCTGTATGCCCTGCCGGAGTCGTGGCAGGATGCCATCCTGGACCGGCTGCGCGGGGCAAACGACGAAGCCGGTTAA
- a CDS encoding universal stress protein: protein MSVVAMLEGSKAADRASTLTALGIARRLQVPVSGLCALPDPTATLIVMSTPEATGLAANATRDISAMQVEVIARAKATFEAATSDESLPCDFSHIVDVAERAGANAATLADAVVFPHSVQKAADPLSLSFEFVLMEARLPVVMAGSEPLTDGPVIVAWDGSNGAARAVRFHLPIVKAFGEVIIAQNESDIGKDQPRDASNPAALEAWLDSHNVKHKRMPIEGQVASGLLSLAKGSNASIIVAGAYGHSRIGERLFGGTTQRLLDAGEAPALALAR from the coding sequence ATGTCCGTTGTCGCAATGCTGGAAGGGTCGAAAGCCGCCGACCGTGCTTCGACGCTGACTGCCCTGGGAATCGCCCGGCGCCTGCAAGTGCCGGTCAGCGGTTTGTGCGCCCTGCCCGACCCGACAGCGACGCTGATCGTGATGTCGACACCGGAGGCCACGGGCCTGGCGGCAAATGCGACGCGGGACATCTCCGCCATGCAGGTCGAAGTGATCGCCCGCGCCAAAGCAACTTTCGAGGCTGCAACCAGCGATGAAAGCCTCCCCTGCGACTTCTCTCATATCGTGGATGTGGCCGAGCGGGCCGGGGCCAATGCCGCCACGCTGGCCGATGCGGTCGTTTTTCCGCACAGCGTCCAGAAAGCGGCAGACCCGCTCAGCCTGTCGTTTGAATTTGTTCTGATGGAAGCCCGCCTGCCAGTGGTCATGGCCGGATCCGAACCGCTGACCGATGGCCCCGTTATCGTGGCCTGGGACGGATCGAACGGGGCTGCCCGGGCCGTGCGGTTCCACCTGCCCATCGTCAAGGCATTCGGCGAAGTGATTATCGCGCAGAATGAGTCAGACATCGGCAAGGACCAGCCGCGCGATGCCTCCAACCCGGCCGCGCTGGAGGCCTGGCTCGACTCTCACAATGTGAAGCACAAGCGGATGCCAATCGAGGGACAGGTGGCCAGCGGCCTCCTGTCCCTCGCCAAGGGCAGCAACGCGTCGATCATTGTTGCGGGGGCCTATGGGCATTCCCGCATCGGCGAACGCCTGTTCGGCGGCACGACCCAGCGTCTGCTGGATGCCGGTGAAGCCCCGGCCCTCGCGCTTGCCCGCTGA
- a CDS encoding porin — protein MIPQVFARICTTSLLALASTASPALAEGWTSELFGRLQYDYTRSSGDDSGFDLDRGELRTGRIGLSAKHGGTKLKTELALNNDGHAELTDAYVKQTLGRSGWDVRAGQFKTQNSLDEQTSGRFLVFYERAAFTDAFGFDRRVGVQLENRGQRHSVYAGVFAENANDTPFAGGHAAAVRYVFTPVRTSSRLLHFGMSLRWREAGDADFRYRQRPVSHEAGAILATPKFASDDLFAGVEAAWIDGPIWLAGEYGELHANRKAGPDAAYAGGYTEAGYVFGGRRTYDHDKFRRPEVDRPVTEGGPGALILAARADWLDLSDRAADGGQLTTFTIAADWFATSHAHAGINLYRAEADLGSTSSGLAPAFAAYRLAGGMSEDVTGGSLRVQFDF, from the coding sequence GTGATTCCCCAAGTCTTCGCCCGTATCTGCACGACCTCTCTTCTGGCGCTGGCATCCACGGCCTCTCCGGCGCTTGCAGAGGGCTGGACATCTGAGCTCTTCGGGCGACTACAGTATGACTATACCAGATCAAGCGGTGACGATTCCGGCTTTGATCTAGACCGCGGCGAACTTCGAACCGGCCGCATCGGACTAAGCGCCAAACACGGCGGCACAAAGCTGAAGACGGAACTGGCCCTCAACAATGATGGCCATGCCGAACTGACCGACGCCTATGTCAAGCAGACGCTGGGCAGGTCTGGCTGGGATGTGCGGGCCGGGCAGTTCAAGACGCAGAACTCCCTGGACGAGCAAACCTCCGGTCGCTTCCTCGTCTTTTACGAGCGGGCCGCCTTCACCGATGCGTTCGGGTTCGACCGCCGCGTGGGCGTGCAGCTGGAAAACCGCGGACAGCGCCATTCGGTCTATGCCGGTGTGTTTGCGGAAAATGCCAATGATACGCCCTTCGCGGGCGGTCATGCGGCGGCGGTCCGGTATGTGTTCACTCCCGTCCGGACCAGCTCCCGTCTTCTGCATTTCGGTATGTCGCTACGCTGGCGCGAAGCGGGGGACGCGGACTTCCGGTACCGGCAACGGCCTGTCTCCCACGAAGCGGGCGCAATCCTTGCGACGCCAAAATTTGCCAGCGATGACCTGTTCGCCGGCGTCGAAGCGGCCTGGATCGACGGGCCCATCTGGCTGGCGGGTGAATATGGCGAGCTGCATGCAAACCGGAAGGCGGGACCGGATGCGGCTTATGCCGGGGGGTACACTGAAGCCGGCTATGTGTTCGGCGGCCGCCGGACCTATGATCATGACAAGTTCCGCCGTCCGGAAGTCGACCGGCCCGTCACGGAAGGCGGCCCCGGCGCACTGATCCTGGCCGCACGGGCAGACTGGCTGGACCTTTCGGACAGGGCCGCAGATGGCGGACAGCTGACCACATTCACAATCGCGGCGGACTGGTTTGCGACATCTCACGCCCACGCAGGCATAAACCTGTACCGGGCCGAGGCGGATCTGGGATCGACCTCTTCCGGGCTCGCTCCGGCCTTCGCGGCCTACCGGCTGGCAGGCGGAATGTCTGAAGATGTCACCGGTGGCAGCCTACGGGTTCAGTTCGATTTCTGA
- a CDS encoding NUDIX domain-containing protein: MTDSPLRPGAGCGAGILDDRGRVLLIQRLKEPEAGAWGLPGGKIDFGERAEDTARREIEEELGIVIELTRLACISEIIDGGDGLHWVSPIFEARIVSGDPRIMEPDKHGGWGWFTRDDLPDRLTTPAITFLDATANGAWQPALKQSL; encoded by the coding sequence ATGACCGATTCTCCCCTCCGTCCCGGAGCTGGCTGTGGCGCCGGCATTCTCGATGACCGGGGGCGCGTGCTCCTGATCCAGCGCCTGAAGGAGCCGGAAGCCGGCGCCTGGGGGCTGCCCGGCGGAAAGATCGATTTCGGGGAGCGCGCCGAAGACACCGCGCGCCGGGAAATCGAGGAAGAACTCGGCATCGTCATCGAACTGACGCGCCTGGCCTGTATCTCGGAAATCATCGATGGCGGCGATGGCCTTCACTGGGTATCCCCGATCTTCGAGGCCCGCATCGTTTCAGGAGATCCGCGCATCATGGAACCCGACAAACATGGCGGATGGGGCTGGTTTACCCGGGACGATCTGCCGGACCGGCTGACCACGCCGGCGATCACATTCCTCGACGCGACTGCAAATGGGGCATGGCAGCCCGCTCTGAAGCAGTCTTTATAG
- a CDS encoding TrkH family potassium uptake protein, with translation MQLRPLLLAIGIMTVLLGVAMLPCALIDWADKRPEAHVFAVSSFGAVFIGTCLWVLARGEVARTGQREGFLLTVMVWTILPLVAAIPFIASGMSFTDAVFESVSGLTTTGSTVLTGLDSLPRGLLLWRAIIHWFGGIGIIVTAIAILPLLRVGGMQLFQLENSDRSGKFLPRVTDIATYLGLTYLIVSVACALVYYLCGMTWFDAICHAMATMSAGGFSTHDASFGYYSDTPAPWAAIVFMLIAGLPFSLMAMLVLQGRVMQFVHDPQPRLYFALAILFSALISILYFANTPGLLDEGVLGGLKLTIFNTVAVMTGTGFATAPYDTWGVPVQALILGITFVGGCAGSAACGLKIFRLEIASKALIAYSRRMVQPHRRAPIKYGGKNVDEDTLQSVMVFMFLYFATFLISAALLGLDGIDPVTAISGAATTLSNVGPGLGPINGPSSTFQSFSDFATWVCTINMLLGRLEFVVVFVVLTRRFWRG, from the coding sequence ATGCAGCTGCGCCCGCTACTCCTTGCCATCGGCATTATGACCGTGCTCCTGGGCGTGGCCATGCTGCCGTGCGCGCTGATTGACTGGGCGGACAAGCGTCCGGAAGCGCATGTGTTCGCGGTATCGTCCTTCGGCGCGGTGTTCATCGGCACGTGCCTGTGGGTGCTGGCCCGGGGAGAGGTCGCGCGCACCGGCCAGCGCGAGGGCTTCCTGCTGACCGTGATGGTCTGGACCATCCTGCCGCTTGTGGCCGCCATCCCGTTCATCGCGTCGGGGATGAGCTTCACCGATGCCGTGTTCGAGAGCGTCTCAGGCCTGACGACCACCGGATCCACCGTCCTGACCGGGCTGGATTCCCTGCCGCGCGGGTTGCTGCTCTGGCGTGCCATCATTCACTGGTTTGGCGGGATCGGCATTATCGTGACCGCGATCGCCATCCTGCCGCTGCTGCGCGTCGGCGGGATGCAGCTGTTCCAGCTGGAGAATTCTGACCGTTCCGGCAAGTTCCTGCCGCGCGTGACCGACATCGCGACCTATCTGGGCCTGACCTATCTGATCGTCTCGGTCGCCTGTGCGCTGGTTTATTATCTCTGCGGCATGACGTGGTTCGACGCGATCTGCCACGCCATGGCGACCATGTCGGCGGGCGGGTTTTCCACGCACGATGCCTCTTTCGGATATTATAGCGACACGCCGGCGCCCTGGGCGGCGATCGTGTTCATGCTGATCGCAGGCCTGCCGTTCAGCCTGATGGCGATGCTGGTGTTGCAGGGCCGGGTGATGCAGTTCGTGCACGATCCGCAGCCGCGCCTTTACTTCGCGCTGGCGATTCTTTTCTCGGCTTTGATCTCGATCCTCTATTTCGCCAACACGCCGGGCCTGTTGGATGAGGGCGTGCTGGGCGGGCTGAAGCTCACGATTTTCAACACTGTGGCGGTGATGACGGGCACCGGCTTTGCCACTGCGCCCTATGACACCTGGGGCGTCCCGGTTCAGGCGCTGATTCTCGGCATTACCTTTGTCGGCGGGTGTGCGGGGTCAGCGGCCTGTGGCCTGAAAATCTTCCGCCTCGAAATCGCCAGCAAGGCGCTGATCGCCTATTCGCGCCGTATGGTGCAGCCGCACCGCCGCGCGCCAATCAAGTATGGCGGCAAGAATGTCGATGAAGACACGCTTCAGTCCGTCATGGTCTTCATGTTCCTGTATTTCGCGACCTTCCTGATCTCGGCCGCGCTTCTGGGCCTCGACGGGATTGACCCGGTCACCGCCATTTCGGGTGCGGCAACCACGTTGTCCAATGTCGGCCCGGGGCTTGGCCCGATCAACGGGCCGTCGAGCACGTTTCAGAGCTTCTCGGACTTTGCCACCTGGGTCTGCACGATCAACATGCTGCTGGGGCGGCTGGAATTCGTGGTCGTCTTCGTGGTGCTGACCCGCCGCTTCTGGCGCGGCTGA